The following coding sequences lie in one Helicoverpa zea isolate HzStark_Cry1AcR chromosome 2, ilHelZeax1.1, whole genome shotgun sequence genomic window:
- the LOC124637503 gene encoding uncharacterized protein LOC124637503 isoform X1, with translation MFKMPFKIVQTIEKGNIVLTCVPHQWESDGVLYWPRKQTQSQTSKLQKDEGSWPDESWEKINCAVKRRSIKTYQNAIHEIDIMSNNSDTEPDIEYVSSKKQRNCSDLPQLSYDNMAEEILKNNEHNASSAIIPEDGEQIMVTNYEITTPKESTPSETPLSAPQENIEKYIVIPESNQSDTPIIYSYINKETSLSEEQCELKSMKIDITTIKSDLKSINDDMKTIMGTLNTTLNNQAVLHETLKSILLQVTEIQVTNEEFIKKSITEKQNHSLMLKPIQDLKDLEEFENKLMDSDYREDLLRKFSVFGTKGTGKGITRAYTIIDILFERKFFKSCSWTGASRSQNETTEKICLKGFSKMIGFFFEVIYKQDSSFHLTDCHNFFKTILRNADQRAKSKQLRTSASKCRGKNSAKRTSSENPTSTPQTTGNQLEVEDVTEEIFV, from the exons AT gtTCAAAATGCCATTTAAAATTGTTCAGACCATTGAAAAGGGTAACATTGTATTGACATGTGTACCACATCAATGGGAGAGCGATGGAGTTTTGTATTGGCCCAGAAAACAAACCCAGTCACAGACGAGTAAGTTACAAAAGGATGAAGGTAGTTGGCCCGATGAATCTTGGGAAAAAATAAACTGTGCGGTAAAAAGGCGGAGCATAAAAACGTATCAAAATGCAATACATGAAATTGATATAATGAGCAATAATTCAGACACAGAACCTGACATAGAATACGTCTCATCAAAAAAACAGCGCAATTGCTCTGATCTTCCACAGCTGTCATATGATAATATGGCAGAAGAAATTTTAAAG aatAATGAGCATAATGCTTCTTCAGCAATAATACCTGAAGATGGAGAACAAATAATGGTG ACTAATTACGAAATCACGACACCGAAAGAGTCAACTCCATCTGAAACACCGTTGAGCGCGCCgcaagaaaatattgaaaaatacattgttattCCTGAAAGTAATCAGTCGGACACACCTATAATATACTCGTACATTAATAAAGAAACAAGTTTATCAGAAGAACAATGCGAATTAAAATCCATGAAAATAGATATCACCACTATTAAAAGTGACCTAAAATCCATAAATGACGATATGAAGACTATAATGGGGACCCTAAACACAACACTAAATAATCAAGCCGTATTACACGAAACACTGAAATCGATTTTATTACAAGTGACTGAAATACAAGTTACGAACGaagaattcattaaaaaatctattacAGAAAAACAAAACCATTCGTTGATGTTAAAACCAATACAAGATTTAAAAGATTTAGAagagtttgaaaataaattgatggaTTCTGATTATAGAGAAGATTTACTAAGAAAGTTTAGTGTGTTTGGCACTAAAGGGACAGGGAAGGGAATCACAAGAGCATATacaattattgatattttgtttgaaagaaagtttttcaaatcgTGTTCGTGGACTGGAGCTTCACGTTCCCAAAATGAAACAACAGAAAAAATCTGCTTAAAAGGTTTCTCTAAGATGATTGGTTTCttttttgaagttatttataaacaagaCTCGTCGTTCCATTTAACTGACtgtcataatttttttaaaacaattttgcgAAATGCCGATCAGCGGGCCAAATCGAAGCAATTACGAACTTCCGCAAGTAAATGCAGAGGAAAAAATAGCGCCAAAAGGACTTCTTCTGAAAATCCTACATCTACACCACAAACCACTGGTAACCAATTAGAAGTTGAAGATGTTACAGAGGAAATTTTTGTCTGA
- the LOC124637503 gene encoding uncharacterized protein LOC124637503 isoform X2 — translation MPFKIVQTIEKGNIVLTCVPHQWESDGVLYWPRKQTQSQTSKLQKDEGSWPDESWEKINCAVKRRSIKTYQNAIHEIDIMSNNSDTEPDIEYVSSKKQRNCSDLPQLSYDNMAEEILKNNEHNASSAIIPEDGEQIMVTNYEITTPKESTPSETPLSAPQENIEKYIVIPESNQSDTPIIYSYINKETSLSEEQCELKSMKIDITTIKSDLKSINDDMKTIMGTLNTTLNNQAVLHETLKSILLQVTEIQVTNEEFIKKSITEKQNHSLMLKPIQDLKDLEEFENKLMDSDYREDLLRKFSVFGTKGTGKGITRAYTIIDILFERKFFKSCSWTGASRSQNETTEKICLKGFSKMIGFFFEVIYKQDSSFHLTDCHNFFKTILRNADQRAKSKQLRTSASKCRGKNSAKRTSSENPTSTPQTTGNQLEVEDVTEEIFV, via the exons ATGCCATTTAAAATTGTTCAGACCATTGAAAAGGGTAACATTGTATTGACATGTGTACCACATCAATGGGAGAGCGATGGAGTTTTGTATTGGCCCAGAAAACAAACCCAGTCACAGACGAGTAAGTTACAAAAGGATGAAGGTAGTTGGCCCGATGAATCTTGGGAAAAAATAAACTGTGCGGTAAAAAGGCGGAGCATAAAAACGTATCAAAATGCAATACATGAAATTGATATAATGAGCAATAATTCAGACACAGAACCTGACATAGAATACGTCTCATCAAAAAAACAGCGCAATTGCTCTGATCTTCCACAGCTGTCATATGATAATATGGCAGAAGAAATTTTAAAG aatAATGAGCATAATGCTTCTTCAGCAATAATACCTGAAGATGGAGAACAAATAATGGTG ACTAATTACGAAATCACGACACCGAAAGAGTCAACTCCATCTGAAACACCGTTGAGCGCGCCgcaagaaaatattgaaaaatacattgttattCCTGAAAGTAATCAGTCGGACACACCTATAATATACTCGTACATTAATAAAGAAACAAGTTTATCAGAAGAACAATGCGAATTAAAATCCATGAAAATAGATATCACCACTATTAAAAGTGACCTAAAATCCATAAATGACGATATGAAGACTATAATGGGGACCCTAAACACAACACTAAATAATCAAGCCGTATTACACGAAACACTGAAATCGATTTTATTACAAGTGACTGAAATACAAGTTACGAACGaagaattcattaaaaaatctattacAGAAAAACAAAACCATTCGTTGATGTTAAAACCAATACAAGATTTAAAAGATTTAGAagagtttgaaaataaattgatggaTTCTGATTATAGAGAAGATTTACTAAGAAAGTTTAGTGTGTTTGGCACTAAAGGGACAGGGAAGGGAATCACAAGAGCATATacaattattgatattttgtttgaaagaaagtttttcaaatcgTGTTCGTGGACTGGAGCTTCACGTTCCCAAAATGAAACAACAGAAAAAATCTGCTTAAAAGGTTTCTCTAAGATGATTGGTTTCttttttgaagttatttataaacaagaCTCGTCGTTCCATTTAACTGACtgtcataatttttttaaaacaattttgcgAAATGCCGATCAGCGGGCCAAATCGAAGCAATTACGAACTTCCGCAAGTAAATGCAGAGGAAAAAATAGCGCCAAAAGGACTTCTTCTGAAAATCCTACATCTACACCACAAACCACTGGTAACCAATTAGAAGTTGAAGATGTTACAGAGGAAATTTTTGTCTGA
- the LOC124637486 gene encoding uncharacterized protein LOC124637486 isoform X1, protein MNLNDWKRLKRSGGYRRKVKNRYKELIMSGSSEIKSSALGGIIEGSVSRNIFPRLPHDSESEEVQNSEEEYIEETTDYDNNHEFLKDMQSWAIKFNIPHLALNELFTFLNKRLGNVLPKDARTLLHTNKETVHITTSDPGQYWHNGLIKCLKNTLQGLDLNTLRNTISLNVNIDGLPVYKSSRHQLWPILCNIFEIPHIPPFVIGIYAGEGKPSDLNAYLESFVKEMNELEEYGLDTSLAPNESKIKVKLRAFICDSPARALIKGVTNFNGKHGCLKCTVIGEYSHKSNTVTFPKSNCPKRNDKDFRAKKYEEHHKHDSPLLKLNIDMIEDFPVADSLHLIDLGLMKRLLIGWRDGKLGKYLTKWSAREIDIVNSFLLNCQMPKEIHRSMRSVDVLAHWKGSEYRSFFYYLSVIILNHVLKPEPFYHFLNLFCAITICSNEKHLPLLPIAEKMLEDFTESFKAFYGRDYITSNIHNLTHIVDEVRKFGILQTFNAYPFENKLYAIKQTIRHGKQPLQQVARRIIERQLIETEHLSEEIVHYPYIKKNQRNGLLVLHLETYILSSKDEDKWFLTDKNHVIELKSISLKDNTKLEIEITGYRIVNILDAFEKPLKSSFLNIYKCDCAPIEKSEVLCKVQNIKCKLVSITYNSEIFFLPLLHTL, encoded by the exons ATGAACTTAAATGATTGGAAACGATTGAAAAGAAGTGGTGGTTACAGGAGAAaggtaaaaaataggtataaagAATTAATTATGTCAGGGTCTTCAGAAATAAAATCAAGTGCGTTAGGCGGAATAATTGAGGGTTCCGTGAGCAGAAATATTTTTCCACGTCTTCCCCACGACTCAGAAAGTGAAGAAGTTCAGAACAGCGAAGAAGAATATATCGAAGAGACCACTGACTATGACAATAATCATGAATTTCTGAAAGACATGCAAAGCTGggctataaaatttaatataccTCACCTGGCCCTAAACGAACTCTTTACTTTTTTGAACAAAAGATTAGGTAATGTTTTACCCAAAGATGCTCGTACTTTACTtcatacaaacaaagaaacggTGCATATTACAACCTCAGATCCAGGACAGTATTGGCATAACGGATTGATTAAATGCCTAAAAAATACACTGCAGGGGCTGGATTTGAATACTTTACGAAATACGATTTCGTTAAATGTAAACATAGATGGGTTGCCTGTATACAAAAGTTCAAGACATCAACTCTGGCCTATTTTGTGTAACATCTTTGAAATTCCCCACATACCTCCCTTTGTGATTG gaaTTTATGCGGGTGAAGGAAAACCATCTGATCTAAATGCTTATTTAGAGTCTTTTGTGAAAGAAATGAACGAACTTGAAGAATATGGATTAGATACATCGTTGGCGCCAAATGAATctaaaatcaaagtcaaattaAGAGCCTTCATTTGTGATTCACCAGCAAGAGCCTTGATTAAAG GTGTCACAAATTTTAATGGAAAGCATGGCTGTCTGAAATGTACGGTGATTGGCGAATACTCACATAAATCAAATACTGTAACATTTCCTAAGTCCAATTGTCCTAAAAGAAACGATAAAGATTTTCGTgctaaaaaatatgaagaacaCCATAAGCATGATTCTCCGTTATTGAAACTAAACATAGATATGATAGAGGATTTTCCTGTGGCAGACTCATTACACCTAATAGACCTTGGCTTGATGAAGCGGTTGTTGATTGGATGGCGTGACGGAAAGTTGGGAAAATACCTAACCAAATGGAGTGCTCGTGAAATTGATATTGTCAATAGCTTTTTACTGAATTGTCAAATGCCCAAAGAAATTCACAGATCAATGAGATCTGTAGATGTTTTGGCCCATTGGAAAGGTTCCGAATACcgctcttttttttattatctaagcgttataattttaaatcacGTGCTCAAACCAGAAccattttatcattttttaaacttgttttgcGCCATAACGATTTGCTCAAATGAAAAGCATTTGCCACTCTTGCCAATTGCTGAAAAAATGTTAGAAGATTTTACAGAAAGTTTTAAGGCCTTCTACGGGCGAGACTACATTACTAgtaacatacataatttaacaCAT ATAGTTGACGAAGTAAGAAAATTTGGTATTctgcaaacttttaatgcatatccttttgaaaataaattatacgctATTAAACAAACTATCAGACATGGAAAACAACCATTACAGCAAGTTGCAAGAAGAATAATTGAAAGGCAGTTAATCGAAACGGAGCATCTTAGCGAAGAAATTGTACACTAtccatatattaaaaaaaaccagcGAAACGGTTTATTAGTTTTACACCtagaaacatatattttatcatcGAAAGATGAAGACAAGTGGTTTCTTACTGACAAAAATCATGTAATAGAATTAAAATCCATCAGCTTAAAAGACAACACTAAGCTTGAAATAGAAATCACGGGATATCGCATTGTTAATATCCTCGACGCTTTTGAAAAACCACTAAAATCttcttttttgaatatttataaatgcgaTTGTGCTCCTATTGAAAAATCGGAGGTATTATGCaaagttcaaaatataaaatgtaaactagtTAGTATTACTTACAATTCAGAGATATTTTTCTTACCATTGTTACATACCCTGTAA
- the LOC124637486 gene encoding uncharacterized protein LOC124637486 isoform X2, which yields MNELEEYGLDTSLAPNESKIKVKLRAFICDSPARALIKGVTNFNGKHGCLKCTVIGEYSHKSNTVTFPKSNCPKRNDKDFRAKKYEEHHKHDSPLLKLNIDMIEDFPVADSLHLIDLGLMKRLLIGWRDGKLGKYLTKWSAREIDIVNSFLLNCQMPKEIHRSMRSVDVLAHWKGSEYRSFFYYLSVIILNHVLKPEPFYHFLNLFCAITICSNEKHLPLLPIAEKMLEDFTESFKAFYGRDYITSNIHNLTHIVDEVRKFGILQTFNAYPFENKLYAIKQTIRHGKQPLQQVARRIIERQLIETEHLSEEIVHYPYIKKNQRNGLLVLHLETYILSSKDEDKWFLTDKNHVIELKSISLKDNTKLEIEITGYRIVNILDAFEKPLKSSFLNIYKCDCAPIEKSEVLCKVQNIKCKLVSITYNSEIFFLPLLHTL from the exons ATGAACGAACTTGAAGAATATGGATTAGATACATCGTTGGCGCCAAATGAATctaaaatcaaagtcaaattaAGAGCCTTCATTTGTGATTCACCAGCAAGAGCCTTGATTAAAG GTGTCACAAATTTTAATGGAAAGCATGGCTGTCTGAAATGTACGGTGATTGGCGAATACTCACATAAATCAAATACTGTAACATTTCCTAAGTCCAATTGTCCTAAAAGAAACGATAAAGATTTTCGTgctaaaaaatatgaagaacaCCATAAGCATGATTCTCCGTTATTGAAACTAAACATAGATATGATAGAGGATTTTCCTGTGGCAGACTCATTACACCTAATAGACCTTGGCTTGATGAAGCGGTTGTTGATTGGATGGCGTGACGGAAAGTTGGGAAAATACCTAACCAAATGGAGTGCTCGTGAAATTGATATTGTCAATAGCTTTTTACTGAATTGTCAAATGCCCAAAGAAATTCACAGATCAATGAGATCTGTAGATGTTTTGGCCCATTGGAAAGGTTCCGAATACcgctcttttttttattatctaagcgttataattttaaatcacGTGCTCAAACCAGAAccattttatcattttttaaacttgttttgcGCCATAACGATTTGCTCAAATGAAAAGCATTTGCCACTCTTGCCAATTGCTGAAAAAATGTTAGAAGATTTTACAGAAAGTTTTAAGGCCTTCTACGGGCGAGACTACATTACTAgtaacatacataatttaacaCAT ATAGTTGACGAAGTAAGAAAATTTGGTATTctgcaaacttttaatgcatatccttttgaaaataaattatacgctATTAAACAAACTATCAGACATGGAAAACAACCATTACAGCAAGTTGCAAGAAGAATAATTGAAAGGCAGTTAATCGAAACGGAGCATCTTAGCGAAGAAATTGTACACTAtccatatattaaaaaaaaccagcGAAACGGTTTATTAGTTTTACACCtagaaacatatattttatcatcGAAAGATGAAGACAAGTGGTTTCTTACTGACAAAAATCATGTAATAGAATTAAAATCCATCAGCTTAAAAGACAACACTAAGCTTGAAATAGAAATCACGGGATATCGCATTGTTAATATCCTCGACGCTTTTGAAAAACCACTAAAATCttcttttttgaatatttataaatgcgaTTGTGCTCCTATTGAAAAATCGGAGGTATTATGCaaagttcaaaatataaaatgtaaactagtTAGTATTACTTACAATTCAGAGATATTTTTCTTACCATTGTTACATACCCTGTAA
- the LOC124637486 gene encoding uncharacterized protein LOC124637486 isoform X3: MNLNDWKRLKRSGGYRRKVKNRYKELIMSGSSEIKSSALGGIIEGSVSRNIFPRLPHDSESEEVQNSEEEYIEETTDYDNNHEFLKDMQSWAIKFNIPHLALNELFTFLNKRLGNVLPKDARTLLHTNKETVHITTSDPGQYWHNGLIKCLKNTLQGLDLNTLRNTISLNVNIDGLPVYKSSRHQLWPILCNIFEIPHIPPFVIGIYAGEGKPSDLNAYLESFVKEMNELEEYGLDTSLAPNESKIKVKLRAFICDSPARALIKGKFSIDII; the protein is encoded by the exons ATGAACTTAAATGATTGGAAACGATTGAAAAGAAGTGGTGGTTACAGGAGAAaggtaaaaaataggtataaagAATTAATTATGTCAGGGTCTTCAGAAATAAAATCAAGTGCGTTAGGCGGAATAATTGAGGGTTCCGTGAGCAGAAATATTTTTCCACGTCTTCCCCACGACTCAGAAAGTGAAGAAGTTCAGAACAGCGAAGAAGAATATATCGAAGAGACCACTGACTATGACAATAATCATGAATTTCTGAAAGACATGCAAAGCTGggctataaaatttaatataccTCACCTGGCCCTAAACGAACTCTTTACTTTTTTGAACAAAAGATTAGGTAATGTTTTACCCAAAGATGCTCGTACTTTACTtcatacaaacaaagaaacggTGCATATTACAACCTCAGATCCAGGACAGTATTGGCATAACGGATTGATTAAATGCCTAAAAAATACACTGCAGGGGCTGGATTTGAATACTTTACGAAATACGATTTCGTTAAATGTAAACATAGATGGGTTGCCTGTATACAAAAGTTCAAGACATCAACTCTGGCCTATTTTGTGTAACATCTTTGAAATTCCCCACATACCTCCCTTTGTGATTG gaaTTTATGCGGGTGAAGGAAAACCATCTGATCTAAATGCTTATTTAGAGTCTTTTGTGAAAGAAATGAACGAACTTGAAGAATATGGATTAGATACATCGTTGGCGCCAAATGAATctaaaatcaaagtcaaattaAGAGCCTTCATTTGTGATTCACCAGCAAGAGCCTTGATTAAAGGCAAGTTTAGTattgatattatttga